A portion of the Candidatus Schekmanbacteria bacterium genome contains these proteins:
- a CDS encoding tetratricopeptide repeat protein: MKKILNLKYVFLFSILLISSAVYLNSLQNDFVYDDKALIVENSLVKDIKYIPGIFTSDVWRILGQDASSYYRPLMYIIYMADYHVFGMNPWGFHITNIMFHAGTALLVFLIVLMLMGSKQLYLPAFASGIVFAVHPIHTEAVAWIGGLPELSFSFFYLLSFYLYAKAGGTWNFKYVLSFIFFFFASLCKEPALTLPLFLFFYDYSLDKLPSPVISIKTFGYLLKRYFPYLTVAVLYFILRAYALSGYSPLKNHPELNTYEYFINIFPLFTQYIVKLIMPVNLNVYHVFHPVMSLFKWQSVIGIMAVIAFVCLAYIAKRRNSAVFTGMLLIAVPLLPALYIPAVGENVFSERYLYLPSAGFAILFSVGIKNLRSLRLPGKENIIPIILLFVISGLYSLDTVKRNSAWKDEFTLWTDAVKKSPDAEAPHNNLAIALRSRGMFDKSIEEYHAAIELRPRDSNAHYNLAVAYQIRGFTDKAIEEYEIALKLKPDDLYIHNNLAVAYRDMGLKDKAIEHFKAALRLNPDLSSAKENLRALQAGR; the protein is encoded by the coding sequence GTGAAAAAGATATTAAATTTAAAATATGTATTCCTGTTTTCCATACTGCTTATTTCTTCAGCGGTCTATCTCAATTCCCTGCAAAATGATTTTGTCTATGATGATAAGGCCCTTATTGTTGAGAATTCCTTAGTGAAGGACATTAAATATATCCCCGGGATATTCACTTCTGATGTCTGGAGGATTCTGGGACAGGATGCTTCAAGCTATTACCGTCCGCTGATGTACATTATCTATATGGCTGACTATCATGTCTTTGGTATGAATCCATGGGGGTTTCATATCACTAATATCATGTTTCATGCCGGTACTGCGCTGCTTGTTTTTTTAATAGTTTTGATGCTGATGGGAAGTAAGCAATTATATCTGCCTGCTTTTGCTTCTGGCATTGTCTTTGCCGTTCATCCTATCCACACTGAAGCTGTAGCATGGATAGGGGGGCTTCCGGAGCTGTCATTTTCATTTTTTTATCTTCTTTCTTTTTATCTCTATGCGAAAGCAGGAGGGACTTGGAACTTCAAATATGTTTTGTCTTTTATTTTCTTTTTTTTCGCTTCTCTTTGCAAGGAACCTGCTCTTACGCTTCCTCTGTTTTTATTCTTCTATGATTACTCGCTAGATAAGCTCCCGAGTCCTGTTATCTCTATTAAGACTTTTGGGTATTTGCTTAAAAGATATTTTCCATATCTAACAGTTGCAGTGCTCTATTTCATTTTGAGGGCGTATGCTCTTAGCGGTTATTCACCTTTAAAGAATCACCCGGAGCTTAATACTTATGAATATTTTATAAATATATTCCCGCTTTTTACGCAATATATTGTAAAGCTCATCATGCCGGTAAATCTTAACGTCTATCATGTTTTCCATCCGGTCATGTCGCTCTTTAAATGGCAAAGCGTGATAGGGATTATGGCAGTCATCGCATTTGTCTGTCTTGCATATATTGCGAAGAGACGTAACAGTGCGGTATTTACTGGCATGTTATTGATTGCCGTTCCCCTTCTTCCAGCTCTTTACATCCCTGCGGTGGGGGAGAATGTATTCTCAGAGAGATATCTTTATCTCCCCTCTGCTGGATTTGCGATCTTGTTTTCCGTAGGAATAAAGAATTTACGCAGTCTCCGGCTTCCCGGAAAAGAAAATATAATTCCCATAATATTGCTCTTTGTCATTTCAGGACTCTATTCTCTGGATACGGTCAAAAGAAATTCTGCCTGGAAGGATGAGTTCACACTCTGGACAGATGCTGTTAAAAAATCGCCTGACGCTGAAGCTCCTCATAATAATCTGGCTATTGCGTTAAGAAGCAGAGGAATGTTTGATAAATCCATAGAGGAGTATCATGCGGCGATAGAATTGAGACCTCGCGACAGCAATGCCCACTATAACCTCGCCGTTGCATATCAGATCAGAGGTTTTACGGATAAAGCAATAGAGGAGTACGAAATCGCGCTTAAATTAAAACCAGATGATCTCTACATCCATAATAATCTTGCAGTTGCCTACAGGGATATGGGGCTTAAGGATAAAGCGATAGAGCATTTCAAGGCAGCACTGCGGTTAAACCCTGATTTATCTTCTGCAAAAGAAAATTTAAGAGCTTTACAAGCTGGCAGATGA
- a CDS encoding carboxypeptidase regulatory-like domain-containing protein has translation MKMKIAGLALLILLILTSTFTFASDPIDTWYWRSAFPDPEITFKGVVYGNGLFVAVGNGIASSPDGITWTSRVSGDDGSMQFYGVAFGNSTFAAVGSSGLVMISGDGLTWNSADPGTSNSLYAVTFGNNIFIAVGWNGTIRTSSNGTEWSSAVSDTTNMLDGITFGNSTFIIVGQGGTILSSSDGTTWNSKTSGTNNLLYAAAYGSGKFVVTGLGGTILTSPTGETWTPQTSNTSNQLYAVTFGNSLFVVTGQSGDIFTSSNGETWTPTSAGVSELFYGIIYSNGIFVAVGGNAKIITSSDGNIWTERTSGRNTTNLSTIAYINNAFISVAPDSTFTSPDGVLWTVTTDNNVNNDYVTGLAYGSGKFVVTAGEQAINVENYSNTIFTSSDGVTWADNTPEAGTRFLYNITYGNGLFVAVGRDGEILTSPNGETWTDRDPGTTETFRAIAYGNNTFVAVGNSGLVYTSPDGMEPWTSSDSGTGKDLLAITFGGGVFAAVGTDGTIITSGDGITWTDRTSEINSWLNGITYGNNTFVAVGRDGIILTSSDGEIWTERDSGSSSSWLNSVIYSGDSFVIVGDQGDIVQSASTSAEQTYSISGKVTLNGNGFSGVIIIAGSKSDVTDIDGNFSIDDLPAGSYTVTPSKSGYTFSPGSQPINITNSNQTGIDFTAAIKKGIIIISPSDGESFTAGEKNTIRWTVSSKMHHFVIEYSVNGGKKWKKIAKSVTGKKTSYEWSVPKSNTAKTNCKIRITGFKTAKKKTYMSTSKVFTIEPL, from the coding sequence ATGAAAATGAAAATTGCAGGTCTTGCACTTCTGATTTTATTGATTTTAACATCCACATTTACTTTTGCCTCAGACCCCATTGATACTTGGTATTGGAGAAGCGCCTTCCCCGACCCCGAGATTACATTCAAGGGAGTCGTCTATGGCAATGGCTTATTCGTTGCAGTCGGCAATGGAATTGCCTCATCCCCTGATGGAATAACATGGACATCAAGAGTATCGGGCGATGACGGCAGTATGCAATTCTATGGAGTCGCCTTTGGGAACAGCACATTTGCAGCAGTAGGAAGCTCCGGTCTTGTCATGATATCGGGAGACGGTTTAACATGGAATTCAGCTGACCCCGGGACAAGCAACTCCCTCTACGCAGTAACATTCGGGAATAATATATTTATAGCCGTAGGCTGGAACGGTACAATCAGGACATCTTCTAACGGCACTGAATGGTCTTCGGCTGTGTCAGATACAACCAATATGCTTGATGGCATAACCTTCGGGAACAGCACATTCATTATAGTAGGCCAGGGAGGCACAATCCTGTCATCTTCAGATGGAACAACATGGAATTCTAAAACATCAGGTACGAATAACCTTCTCTATGCAGCAGCCTATGGGAGCGGTAAATTCGTTGTAACAGGACTTGGAGGCACAATATTGACTTCTCCAACCGGGGAGACATGGACGCCGCAAACATCAAACACATCAAACCAGCTTTATGCGGTAACTTTCGGGAACAGTCTCTTTGTTGTGACAGGACAGTCAGGAGACATCTTTACATCATCTAACGGAGAGACATGGACGCCAACTTCTGCAGGAGTCTCGGAATTATTTTACGGCATAATCTACTCAAACGGAATCTTCGTGGCAGTCGGAGGCAATGCAAAGATAATAACTTCTTCTGATGGAAATATATGGACAGAAAGGACTTCCGGGAGAAACACAACCAATCTCAGCACAATTGCTTATATTAACAATGCTTTTATTTCAGTGGCACCTGACTCAACATTCACTTCACCCGATGGCGTGTTATGGACTGTCACCACGGACAACAACGTCAATAACGACTACGTCACAGGTCTTGCTTATGGCAGCGGCAAGTTTGTCGTTACTGCCGGAGAACAGGCAATAAATGTAGAGAATTATTCCAATACCATTTTCACCTCATCCGACGGCGTTACATGGGCGGATAACACACCTGAGGCAGGGACTAGGTTCTTATACAACATAACCTACGGGAATGGCTTGTTCGTTGCCGTCGGACGTGATGGAGAAATCCTCACCTCTCCAAACGGGGAAACATGGACTGACAGAGATCCGGGAACAACAGAAACTTTCAGGGCAATAGCTTACGGGAATAACACTTTTGTTGCAGTCGGGAATTCCGGGCTTGTCTATACTTCTCCCGATGGAATGGAACCATGGACAAGCAGTGATTCCGGAACAGGCAAAGACCTGCTTGCCATAACATTTGGAGGAGGAGTATTTGCCGCAGTAGGGACTGACGGAACTATAATCACTTCAGGAGACGGAATAACATGGACTGATAGAACATCGGAAATCAATTCATGGCTGAATGGAATAACCTATGGCAACAATACATTTGTTGCAGTCGGAAGGGATGGAATAATACTCACTTCATCTGACGGAGAAATATGGACGGAAAGGGATTCAGGAAGCAGTTCGTCATGGCTTAATTCTGTAATTTATTCCGGAGATAGTTTCGTCATTGTCGGCGACCAGGGAGATATTGTCCAGTCTGCCTCGACAAGCGCTGAGCAGACTTACAGCATTTCAGGTAAAGTCACATTGAATGGAAACGGGTTTTCAGGAGTAATAATAATAGCAGGCTCCAAATCTGATGTAACAGACATTGACGGCAATTTCAGCATCGATGACCTTCCGGCAGGAAGTTATACAGTAACACCAAGTAAATCAGGTTATACATTCTCTCCGGGCTCCCAGCCTATAAATATTACAAATTCAAATCAAACAGGAATAGATTTCACGGCGGCTATAAAAAAAGGGATAATCATCATATCTCCTTCTGATGGAGAATCCTTCACAGCAGGAGAGAAAAACACTATACGCTGGACAGTATCTTCCAAGATGCACCATTTCGTAATTGAGTATTCTGTAAACGGCGGAAAGAAATGGAAGAAAATTGCAAAGTCAGTAACCGGCAAAAAAACAAGCTATGAATGGTCTGTGCCAAAATCTAATACAGCTAAGACAAACTGTAAAATAAGAATCACAGGTTTTAAGACAGCAAAGAAAAAGACATACATGTCAACGAGCAAGGTTTTCACCATAGAACCTTTGTAA
- the leuA gene encoding 2-isopropylmalate synthase — MPVNKYKAYMSIDMPDRKWPSKVITHAPRWCSVDLRDGNQALVIPMSVDEKKEMFNLLVEIGFKEIEVGFPSASQTEYDFLRSLIEGNSIPEDVTIQVLTQARDHLIKRTFEALSGAKRAIVHLYNSTSELQRRVVFRMGKNETIELAVRGASLVREEAQKISGTEIIYEYSPESFTGTELDFAVEISEAVMDVWEPASERKMIINLPATVEMATPNIYADQIEWFCRHIKDRKNVIISSHAHNDRGTAVAATEFAIMAGAERVEGTLFGNGERTGNVDIITLALNMFSQGIDPELDLNDINRVIGIYEKCSRIPVHMRHPYAGELVYTAFSGSHQDAINKGMRAYYGDKPQCWEVPYLPIDPSDVGRTYESIIRINSQSGKGGIAYIMEKEYGFSIPKEMQPEFGMIIQKISDEKGSEIFPETISEAFYNEYLHPDSPFKFKSFREEESAYENGSSDKSGSEIKAVINVDGIKKEISGTGNGPIDAFSNAVKNEMKINFRIISYYEHALEQGSDSKAVAYIRIDVDGNKFWGAGIDTNIDVASFKAILSALNRAQMGKNV, encoded by the coding sequence ATGCCGGTTAACAAATACAAAGCATATATGTCCATTGATATGCCGGACCGCAAATGGCCTTCAAAAGTGATAACGCATGCTCCCCGCTGGTGCAGTGTTGATTTGAGGGACGGCAATCAGGCGCTTGTAATCCCGATGAGCGTCGATGAAAAAAAGGAGATGTTTAATCTTCTCGTTGAAATCGGCTTTAAGGAAATAGAGGTTGGATTCCCTTCGGCATCGCAGACAGAATATGACTTTTTGCGCTCTCTTATAGAAGGAAACTCAATCCCGGAAGATGTTACTATACAGGTGCTCACACAGGCGCGGGACCATCTTATCAAAAGGACATTTGAGGCACTCAGCGGAGCAAAGCGTGCGATAGTGCATCTCTACAATTCCACTTCAGAGCTTCAGAGACGTGTTGTGTTCCGCATGGGAAAAAATGAGACTATCGAGCTTGCAGTGCGCGGTGCCTCACTTGTCAGGGAAGAAGCTCAAAAAATCAGCGGAACTGAAATCATCTATGAATACTCGCCTGAAAGCTTCACAGGCACTGAACTCGATTTTGCAGTTGAGATTTCAGAGGCTGTGATGGATGTATGGGAACCTGCATCTGAAAGGAAGATGATAATCAATCTTCCGGCAACAGTTGAAATGGCAACACCCAACATTTACGCAGACCAGATCGAGTGGTTCTGCAGACATATAAAAGACAGGAAGAACGTCATCATCAGCTCTCATGCCCATAATGACAGAGGGACTGCCGTTGCTGCCACGGAATTTGCCATCATGGCAGGAGCCGAACGCGTTGAAGGAACCCTTTTCGGAAACGGAGAACGCACAGGGAACGTTGATATCATAACCCTTGCGCTCAACATGTTCTCGCAGGGGATAGACCCTGAGCTTGATTTGAATGATATAAACAGGGTCATAGGCATCTATGAGAAGTGCTCAAGGATTCCTGTTCACATGCGCCACCCTTATGCAGGAGAGCTTGTTTACACAGCTTTTTCAGGGTCCCATCAGGATGCCATAAACAAAGGCATGAGGGCTTACTATGGGGATAAACCTCAATGCTGGGAAGTCCCATATCTGCCCATTGACCCTTCTGATGTTGGAAGAACTTACGAATCTATCATCCGGATAAACAGCCAGTCGGGGAAAGGCGGCATTGCCTATATAATGGAAAAAGAATATGGTTTCAGCATTCCAAAGGAGATGCAGCCTGAGTTCGGTATGATAATCCAGAAAATATCAGATGAAAAAGGAAGCGAGATATTCCCTGAGACGATCAGTGAAGCTTTTTACAATGAATATCTCCACCCTGACTCACCATTCAAATTTAAAAGCTTCAGGGAAGAAGAAAGCGCATACGAGAACGGGAGTTCTGATAAATCAGGAAGTGAAATAAAAGCTGTAATAAATGTTGATGGAATTAAAAAGGAGATTTCCGGAACAGGAAACGGGCCTATTGATGCATTCAGCAATGCCGTAAAAAATGAGATGAAGATTAACTTCAGAATCATTTCCTACTATGAACATGCCCTTGAGCAGGGTTCTGACTCAAAGGCAGTGGCATATATCAGAATAGATGTTGATGGGAATAAATTCTGGGGAGCAGGCATTGATACCAACATAGATGTCGCTTCCTTCAAGGCAATACTGTCAGCTCTTAACAGAGCACAGATGGGGAAGAATGTATGA
- a CDS encoding MerR family transcriptional regulator → MNNFNSKTVCKIIDITKRQIDHWDRTHLIKPSVQEASGYGSVRLYSFQDLIQFKVVKTLTDKGVSIQKIRKSLNYLRKHLPAVNKPLAELRFLTDGETIFVLTGNNKQIIDTLKSGQLVFSIAIGELVEELKDKIEVVVKEKGYSVSVCGKKFDVVLHPDTEDGGFWIECPSLSGCASQGETVEDALSMITDAIEGHLEIAKEDNLKQTRKTKAA, encoded by the coding sequence ATGAATAACTTCAATTCAAAAACTGTATGCAAAATAATTGATATAACAAAGAGACAGATTGATCACTGGGACAGGACGCATCTTATAAAACCTTCTGTACAGGAAGCTTCCGGCTATGGCTCAGTCAGGCTTTATTCTTTTCAAGACCTGATTCAGTTTAAGGTAGTAAAAACATTAACTGACAAAGGGGTAAGTATCCAGAAGATCAGGAAGAGTTTAAACTATTTAAGAAAGCATCTTCCGGCAGTTAATAAACCATTAGCAGAACTAAGGTTCCTGACTGATGGAGAAACAATCTTTGTATTAACAGGAAATAACAAACAAATCATAGACACATTGAAGAGCGGACAACTGGTGTTTTCAATCGCAATAGGTGAATTGGTAGAGGAATTAAAAGATAAGATTGAAGTCGTTGTGAAAGAGAAAGGCTATTCTGTTTCAGTTTGCGGGAAGAAGTTTGATGTTGTCCTTCATCCTGATACAGAAGACGGAGGTTTCTGGATAGAATGCCCCTCTCTTTCAGGCTGTGCTTCTCAGGGTGAGACAGTTGAGGATGCCCTCAGTATGATAACGGATGCTATCGAGGGGCATTTAGAGATTGCAAAAGAGGATAATCTGAAACAGACAAGGAAGACAAAGGCTGCCTAA
- a CDS encoding type II toxin-antitoxin system HicA family toxin produces the protein MSGLNNLKPERVVRAFEKAGWKVRGQKGSHVHLTKEGNPNILSIPVHKGRPLKQGLLLNQIKKAGLTIKEFMELL, from the coding sequence ATGTCTGGGCTCAACAATCTTAAACCTGAAAGAGTTGTAAGAGCCTTTGAGAAAGCAGGATGGAAAGTAAGAGGACAAAAAGGAAGTCATGTCCACCTCACCAAAGAAGGCAATCCAAATATTCTCTCAATACCGGTCCACAAAGGGAGACCACTAAAACAAGGCTTGCTTCTTAATCAGATAAAAAAAGCAGGATTGACAATTAAAGAATTTATGGAACTTCTATAA
- a CDS encoding thioredoxin domain-containing protein: MNKIYEILHSRKQHIAALFISLLFLTYIPAPAFSAESKFLTNNLKNARSPYLREAASEPVPWQEWSEETLAEAKRLDRPVLLDIGAYWCYWCRRMDNDTYSNPEIAKIIKENFIAIKVDRDERPDIDSRYQELMSMLGFPVGWPLTVVMAPDGLPFYGATYLPPDDTDKLQGLKGVLNKGASFYRQNRKELKSQTAFFFDRIVKSEAGDTKVKSDEILNNAASEILLSFDKEHGGFVTSGSAKFPQETVLAFLMRHYMATGKSECMDAVTLSLKKMFNSTLYDHAEGGFFRYSEKADWSRPHFEKMLTDNAMLASIYLRAYRISGKNDFMKIGVTILDFMESFMKDSKTSAYYSSIAAVRGNESEGDYYSFDEELIKKALSPKEIDYFNKRFKLIPIEVDGHGKRFLLANNDASSTELPELESKVMIKLKLLRNTFAKPDIDRSFYTDSNALAVLALLDGYRGTGKEEYKSSALKAMDFLISKSFIAGKGFSHFPLPSGTERKYFLKDQALSGIALIDCYGVTADRKYLDRAVETANILIKRFYSKKPPGFLSFYSEISSKIQNVTQLYSAPSVDIDDIEGPSGNAAAIAFLDKIYLLTEDEKYSNIVKEALSATKGAIRDNAFQTAGLASALYDYEFPPLKAVIVYRKGDSPSIAARDALAKEVLKFNYPGTLINYIESGASGKTYILPPDKKAILYPCIGTTCYKSVTDAAKVADSIKEIIKK; this comes from the coding sequence GTGAATAAAATATATGAAATCTTGCATTCGCGAAAGCAGCACATTGCTGCTTTATTTATTTCATTGCTGTTTTTGACATATATTCCTGCTCCTGCTTTTTCTGCTGAAAGCAAATTCTTAACAAACAATCTTAAAAATGCGCGAAGCCCTTATCTGCGCGAAGCTGCATCAGAGCCTGTTCCCTGGCAGGAATGGAGCGAAGAAACTCTTGCCGAGGCAAAGCGCCTTGACCGGCCGGTGCTCCTCGATATAGGTGCATACTGGTGTTACTGGTGCAGGAGAATGGATAATGACACTTACTCAAATCCGGAGATTGCAAAGATAATAAAAGAAAACTTCATTGCAATAAAAGTTGACCGCGATGAAAGGCCTGATATTGACTCGCGCTATCAGGAGCTTATGAGCATGCTCGGGTTTCCTGTCGGCTGGCCTCTTACTGTTGTCATGGCACCAGACGGTCTTCCATTCTATGGTGCAACTTATTTACCTCCCGATGACACGGATAAGCTCCAGGGATTAAAGGGAGTTTTGAACAAAGGAGCAAGTTTTTACAGACAGAACCGGAAGGAGCTAAAATCGCAGACCGCATTTTTCTTTGACAGGATAGTTAAATCAGAAGCTGGTGACACTAAGGTTAAATCTGATGAAATATTAAATAATGCAGCAAGCGAGATACTCTTAAGTTTTGACAAAGAACATGGCGGATTTGTCACATCAGGGAGTGCGAAGTTCCCACAAGAAACAGTACTTGCCTTTCTTATGCGCCATTATATGGCAACCGGGAAAAGCGAGTGCATGGATGCTGTGACACTTTCCCTTAAGAAGATGTTTAACAGCACACTTTACGACCATGCTGAGGGAGGTTTTTTCAGATATAGCGAGAAAGCAGACTGGTCAAGACCGCACTTTGAGAAAATGTTAACTGACAACGCAATGCTTGCCTCAATTTATCTCCGCGCCTACAGAATTTCCGGCAAGAATGATTTTATGAAGATTGGAGTTACAATATTAGATTTCATGGAATCTTTTATGAAAGACAGCAAGACTAGCGCGTATTATTCGAGCATTGCAGCAGTGAGAGGAAACGAATCCGAAGGGGACTATTATTCATTTGATGAAGAGCTCATAAAAAAAGCCCTCTCGCCAAAAGAAATAGATTATTTCAATAAGAGATTTAAACTCATACCTATTGAAGTTGATGGACATGGAAAAAGATTTTTGCTTGCAAATAATGATGCTTCATCCACAGAATTGCCGGAACTTGAAAGCAAGGTCATGATCAAACTTAAACTTCTCAGAAACACTTTTGCCAAACCGGATATTGACAGGTCATTTTACACTGATTCGAATGCGCTTGCAGTTCTGGCGCTTCTTGATGGTTACAGGGGAACAGGAAAAGAGGAATATAAATCGTCGGCATTAAAGGCTATGGATTTCCTCATCTCAAAATCATTCATTGCAGGGAAAGGATTTTCCCATTTCCCATTACCATCAGGAACGGAAAGGAAATATTTTTTAAAAGACCAGGCGCTTTCAGGAATTGCCCTCATTGATTGTTATGGAGTGACGGCAGACAGGAAATATCTGGACCGTGCGGTGGAGACTGCGAATATTCTTATTAAGCGCTTCTACAGCAAAAAACCGCCTGGCTTCTTATCTTTTTATTCTGAGATCTCATCTAAGATACAAAATGTGACTCAACTCTACTCTGCGCCATCGGTTGATATTGATGATATTGAAGGACCATCAGGCAATGCTGCTGCAATCGCATTTCTTGATAAAATCTATCTTCTCACTGAAGATGAAAAGTATTCCAATATCGTAAAAGAAGCTCTTTCCGCAACAAAAGGTGCAATAAGAGACAATGCTTTTCAGACAGCGGGGTTGGCAAGCGCACTCTATGATTACGAATTTCCGCCATTAAAAGCAGTGATTGTTTACAGAAAGGGAGATAGTCCTTCCATTGCGGCAAGAGATGCCCTGGCGAAGGAGGTTCTGAAATTCAACTATCCGGGCACGCTCATTAATTATATTGAAAGCGGTGCTTCAGGAAAAACGTATATTCTCCCGCCTGATAAGAAAGCGATACTGTATCCATGCATAGGGACTACATGCTATAAGTCTGTGACAGATGCGGCAAAGGTTGCTGATTCAATCAAAGAGATAATAAAGAAATAA
- a CDS encoding 4Fe-4S dicluster domain-containing protein, translating into MKKESRREFIREAINKLILAGVAPSAAGMIVKNYFLIPDRKIDPVAMTYYQPIPVMLPGAENKEEFLSRCIRCFLCGEVCPRSAVRFYGKEEGVRAGIPYILPGAKGCDLCMDCVKVCPTGALCDVEPEKVNMGKARIIENMCLPFIDRGYCGACIVICPVHAIEQGFKLRPKLDEKKCVGCGICEEICPVDGKAIRVTPA; encoded by the coding sequence ATGAAAAAAGAATCGCGGCGGGAATTCATCAGGGAAGCAATAAATAAGCTCATACTCGCAGGAGTTGCCCCTTCTGCGGCAGGGATGATTGTAAAAAATTATTTTCTGATTCCGGACAGGAAGATTGATCCTGTGGCTATGACCTATTACCAGCCCATTCCGGTCATGCTCCCCGGGGCAGAAAATAAGGAGGAGTTTTTAAGCCGCTGCATCAGATGTTTTCTTTGCGGGGAAGTGTGTCCGAGAAGCGCGGTAAGGTTTTATGGAAAGGAAGAAGGGGTACGGGCAGGGATTCCTTATATTCTGCCGGGTGCAAAAGGATGCGATCTTTGCATGGATTGTGTTAAAGTATGTCCTACAGGCGCACTTTGCGATGTTGAACCTGAAAAAGTCAATATGGGAAAGGCGCGGATAATAGAGAACATGTGTCTTCCATTTATAGACAGAGGATATTGCGGCGCCTGCATAGTTATATGCCCTGTCCATGCTATTGAACAGGGGTTTAAGCTCAGGCCGAAGCTTGATGAAAAAAAATGTGTCGGATGCGGAATATGTGAAGAGATATGTCCTGTTGACGGAAAGGCAATAAGAGTAACGCCCGCATGA
- a CDS encoding 4Fe-4S binding protein, whose translation MKKVVLRVSRRIIQLTVVFFLIAIPLNSLEVSIRSQVGSDIGNFDSNFLTRFYHSAVENGWISEEKLAGIKGSLWSLDIKGYRISEPLAAVEAFASALKLPAIFLFSAIPFLLLTLLMGRVFCSWLCPANFIFEIVQMLRAFLERIGVKFKKITFSYDLKYYLLAFGVVFSFFSGAPVFSVFYPPLLLSKEVFLYVYSLPVTGLTIIFGIIIFEFFISPRSWCRYFCPGGALYSFFGKYRLIGISADKNLCTQKEGCTVCLDSCGMEFYPPAKNHVGECDNCGKCIIDCPKDALNFKRKFRQ comes from the coding sequence ATGAAGAAAGTTGTCCTCAGAGTATCAAGAAGGATAATCCAGTTAACGGTAGTTTTTTTTCTCATTGCCATACCTCTTAATTCCCTTGAAGTAAGTATCAGGTCGCAGGTTGGCAGCGATATCGGAAATTTCGACAGCAATTTTCTGACCAGGTTTTATCATTCTGCAGTTGAAAATGGATGGATTTCTGAAGAAAAGCTTGCGGGTATTAAAGGGTCTCTCTGGAGCCTTGATATAAAAGGTTACAGGATCTCAGAGCCACTTGCTGCAGTTGAGGCTTTTGCTTCAGCGTTGAAACTGCCGGCTATTTTTCTTTTTTCTGCTATACCCTTTTTACTCCTTACACTGCTCATGGGAAGGGTTTTTTGCAGTTGGCTCTGCCCTGCCAATTTTATTTTTGAAATTGTCCAGATGTTGAGAGCTTTTCTTGAAAGAATTGGAGTTAAGTTTAAGAAGATAACTTTCTCCTATGATTTAAAATATTACCTCCTCGCCTTCGGGGTAGTATTTTCATTTTTTTCGGGTGCGCCAGTTTTTTCAGTTTTTTATCCTCCGCTTCTTCTTTCAAAGGAGGTTTTTCTGTATGTCTATTCGCTTCCTGTTACAGGGCTTACTATCATATTTGGCATAATCATATTTGAGTTTTTTATTTCCCCCAGAAGTTGGTGCCGGTATTTCTGTCCCGGCGGTGCGCTATATTCGTTTTTCGGAAAATACAGGCTTATAGGTATTTCCGCAGATAAGAATCTCTGTACTCAAAAGGAAGGCTGTACAGTGTGCCTTGATTCATGCGGTATGGAGTTTTATCCGCCTGCAAAAAACCATGTCGGGGAATGTGACAACTGCGGGAAATGTATCATTGACTGCCCCAAAGATGCGCTTAATTTTAAGCGGAAGTTCAGGCAATGA